The genome window ATCTTTTTTGTTTTTTTAAGTATTTCATAATGAATTAGTTACGTAGTTCGAGAAGTGGTGGCGAGTTAGTTGGAACAGAGGATGCACTATGTATAGGCATGAGCAATGGACTAGTGAGAATACCTATCCCAGTATCTCGTTGTGTTCAAATATCAGGCGTATTAGGTGTCATATTAGGTCTCATCATTGGGTATATGAACAATGAGGGTTTCACCTGGACATTTCTGCGAGCAGCAATCATGGGGGTAGTTTTCGCTTTGATTGTAAGATACGCCTTAACCATTTTTATTCGCTATTGGCTTGAAACACAAATGGACAAGATGATTCAGGCTAGGCTGGAATTTATGGAAGCTAGGAAAAAGGAGCAGGAGAAAAAGAAAACTAACAAGGCAGAATAGTAATGATCGTAACCGCAAAGAAAAAGAAGAGTAACGTCGAAGAAACTGAGAAACCGAAAGTGGATCCCTTGACAGAGCATAAGGCTGTTGAGAATCGAGATGAGGCTATAGAGAGTTTATTACCTTTGGCTCATCATATCGTATCAAGGATGTCTATGTTTCTCCCGTCATATTTATCTCGAGATGATTTATTAAGTGCAGCGGTGATTGGTTTGATTAATGCAGTTGATAACTATGATCACACCAAAGGCACCAGTATAAAGACTTACTGTTCTTTAAGGATTAAGGGAGCGGTCTTGGATGAGCTAAGGCGACTGAATTGGGCGCCTCGTTCTGTTGTGCGTGAGTCAAGGCGCTTACAAAAGGTGCAAGAAGAGTTAGCTCAGAAATTAGGTAGAGAGCCAACAGAAGAAGAGATTCGAGAAGAAATTGGTTTGTCAGCCAAGGAATTTGAGGATCTGGTTGACCGCGTCAAGCCTGTGAGTTTCTTTTCTTTGCAAGATACAGTGGGCGATGGAATAGATGGGGATTCACTATGTCATGAAGAAGTAGTTGCAGATCCTAAAAGTCAAGCTGCCTCTGAAATCGTTTTGCATGAAGAAGATAAAGATCTTCTAAAACAGCTTTTGAATACGTTGCCGATGCAGCAAATGCAAGTGCTAACGCTCTACTATCTAGAGGACCTTCGATTGAAAGAGATTGCAGAGATCCTCGGTCTTACCGAGTCGAGAGTTTCACAGGTGCATACGTTGGCGGTAAACCGCCTGCGAGCTGCGTTCATGCGTGTTCGCAAGCGTTAAGTTTCCAGGGACGGCAATGTAATAGCAATGATGGTGCTAAGGGGCGGGGAAGTGAATACTAAGCGATAGGATTGGTGTTATGCAAGTCATTGTAGGTTGGGTGATTGTTTTAGGGTGTACCTTGGGAGGGTTTGTTTACTCAGGTGGAAATCCCACGCATCTGATTGTCATTGGCGAGTATATCATTATTATTGGGGTTTCTTTGGGTTTTTTATTTGCTGCGTGTCCGATGGCTTATTTGAAGCTGCTATTTAGTCAAATTATGACGGCATTCAAGGGGTCTCCATATAACCAAAAAGCTTTTGTAGATGTTATCTCAGCTTTTTATGAGCTTTTTATGATTGCTCGGGAACAAGGCGTGATCGGCATTGAAGATCATGTGGTAAATCCGAAAGGTAGCGCGGTATTCCAAAAATATCCTACCTTTTTAAATAATGCGGAAGCAGTAGCATTTGCCCAGGATGCGCTGAAGCCAATAATCGATGGTCGTATCAAAGGAGACCAAGTAAAGCATTTACTTCATGAGGAGATGGAACGCATTGCTGTTCGAAGTGAGCATCCGCTCCATGTAGCGACCAAAGCAGCTGATGCGATGCCTGGGATAGGAATTGTTGCGGCGGTATTAGGAATCATTATCACCATGTCCCATATCTCTGGGGATAAGACGACGATTGGTGTAAAAGTCGCACATGCGTTAGTAGGAACCTTTTTAGGAATTTTTATTAGTTATGGATTTATCCAGCCTCTCATATCAGCAATTGAATTTAATAACGACGATGAAAAGCATTATTACGAAGTGCTTTCTAATATTATCACAAGTTATGCAACGGGTGCGCCGCCCATTATGGCTGCAGAGTCTGGGAGGCGAGCAATACCTGCTGACCGGCAATTAACTGGCGACGTTCTAGAGGAGCAACTGAAAGCCTTGAATAAAAAAGGATAAGCAAAAATGGGAGGAGGTGGATCATGGAAAGTAGCTTACGCAGACTTTGTGACGGCCATGATGGCCTTATTCTTAGTTCTATGGCTAATCTCTAGTGACGATGTGACTAGAGAGCAAGTGCAGAGGTATTTTAGAGGTGAGATTACTGAGCAAGGCAGTGAAGGGATTATGCAGCAATCAGATATGAAACCGTTTGCCGTAAGAAGTTCTCAGCAAGCCCATAATGACTTAGTAGCACTGCAACAGCTAAAAAGGGCGACTGAAAAACTGCAGATTCAATTTAATAATAGTGCAGAGCCAGGTGATGACATGATCCGGTTTGACTTTTTAGCGGATGGTATTCGTATTACGGCATTAGATAGATCTAGGAAGCCATTTTTTTATCCTCAGACCGCAGATTTAACGAACTTTGGCAGTTGGGTGCTGAATACTGTGGCATGGGAGATCGAGCGCTATCCTTTTAAAGTAGAGGTAGAGGGTCATGTTCAAAAAGGCTTTGACGAACAGTTGGAGAAAAAAGGTCAAATAGGATGGGATTTATCCTCAGCTCGTGCGGTTACAGCGCAAAGAGCATTAGAAGAGGGAGGAGTTGATGCTGAGCAATTTTGGCGTGTTGCTGGTTATTCAGACCGCAAACCAATTAATGAATCAAGGCCTGACGATGAGGAGAATCGTAGAATCTCAATCATCGTAAGACCAGAAGAAAGGCATATAACAGATGGACTGGAGTGAGATACTTGCTGCTAACTCGGACTTTGATCGATCAAAGCCTGTTAAAGTTATACGCACGGGGGACGCTAGTTCTAAGAAAATGGTGCCAGTAGGCCAGCACAAAAAGAAGCCCAGATTTAGATCTTCTAGCAATACTGAGAATGTATGTGACCCAAAAGTAGAAATTGTGCAGAGAGAAGATGGGGAATGTGATTTGCTATTTACATGTTCGTGTGGCGAACAGACAGTCATTCGGTGTTACACGCTACCTCAAGAAGCTAACCCAGCTCCCAAGCCCCCTGCCGCATCGTAGCTAAACCCTGCCTCAAAATTTTATTTTAGAAGAAGATTTAGTCTCGTGATGCCGAAATATCTAAATTCGGGCAAGTGTGCAAATCTCTTTTGTCCAAAGTCAAAATCAGTAAAATTAGAGGAACTTAATTAGAGAGAGTTTGATGCAAAAATTGGAGTTGCGAGTAGGGTCTGTGGTTGAAGCAGAGGTGATAGATTTGGGCTTTGGAGGTGAAGGGGTAGCTCGTTATGAGGGTATGGTTATCTTCGTTCCCTTTGTGGCAGTTGGAGACCGTGTTCTTATAAAGATAACTCAGAGTAAAAAGCATTTCTATCGCGGCTTTGTTATGGAGATGCTAAATGCATCAGAAGATCGTGAGGAACCGGTTTGTGAGTACTTTGGTTTGTGCGGGGGATGTGATTATCAACATATTACGTACGAAGCTGAGCTAGAGATTAAATCTAAGCAGATAAGAGATCTTTTAAAAAGAATTGGAGAAGTTTCTCATATTAGGTTCTTGCCATTTATAAGGGCTGATTCCCCTTACGGTTATCGAAACCGCGTGACCGTTCATCAACAAGATTGGCGAATAGGCTTTCATGGAAAAGATTCTAGAGATGTTGTAGATATTGATAAGTGTCAAATCGCAAGTGATGAAGTGAATGAAAAACTGGCCTATTTAAGAGGTCGCCCCGGTAATCGTGAGCATTATTCGCTAAGAGGGTCCAATATCCCGGAACTCGGTTTTTTTCAAACCAACCAATTTTTATTGAAAAGGCTAAGAGATTTAGTGAGAGGGGCTGTTGATCATCGGATGAAGTCGATGGTGGAAGGGTATTCTGGAGTAGGTTTTTTCTCCGAAGTGTTACAGGATGAAGTAGAAGATCTCGTCACAATAGAATCAGATGTGCGTGCAGTCTTGGATGCGCAAAAACGTGTGTCAAGAAGAGTAAAATTACTGGAAGGAAGCTGCGAGCAGTATCTTGAGAAGGCATTTCGAATCTGCGATCAACATCCTGTAGGGTGTTTTCTTGATCCGCCTCGAGAAGGGCTTAGTGATGAACTCATTGAGAAGTTGCTTAGACTTGATTTTCAGCAACTCATTTATTTGTCATGTAATCCAAGCACCTTGGCGAGAGACCTAAGAAAAATGCAAGGTTTCTGGATGCCGCTATGGTTGCAGCCAATTGACATGTTTCCCAGAACCGCTCATATTGAATGTCTGGTAGTCTGCGAACGGATAAATTAGTGGGTAGTCTTCTTGACGCTTTCTAGAGGGATTTGAGCTTCCTCAACGATTAGGATTGGACCGCCACCAAGGGTGTCTTCGGTCTTCTTAAGTAGTTCTTGAAAGCGTAACTCGGATTGCTCAAAAATGGCTCTACTTGTTTTGAGTTCGGAAATAGCAGAGTCATAAGCCATTACTTCTTTGATCGCTTCAGCCCTTGTGGATTTTCCTACTTTGTGATTTAGGCTAGCGCTGAGCGTGGCTACCTTCTTTTTGTCGGTTAAAAACTTCTCTCTGTGTTCGTTCAATTTGTCTTCGTAAGGTTTTAGATACTCTTTAGACTTAGTTTTAGCGAGTTGTAAATGTAGGCTTTTATATGACACAGCAATAGCATTGGCTAATTGAGCCGCCATGGTAGGGCTTTCGTTGTAAATAGCTATAGAGATTTGGTCATTTCTTTCATCAATGGTCAGCTCAAGGTCCTTTATGAGTGCGGTGTAAGCATCTTTCTTAAATGTCTGGGCATCAATGCCTAATTGCTTTGCTTTATAGTAAATAAACCCCGTTTGTTCTATAACGGGCTGTAGCACTTGCTTAGAAGAAATGCGGTCAATTTCCAGATTAAGTGGTTTAGGTGTCCTTTGTTTGTTTTGTATGATTTCGACTAATGCCGCGGACTTATAGATATCTGGTTGACGTGAGCAACTGAGCAAGAGGCATACTAACCCTAGAGCCGTGAAGAGGTACAAGCACAGTCTTTTTGCTAGAAGTATGAGGTTAGCGTTGTTTTTCATGAAGTAAACAGAGCAACAAAATGCCAGCTCATAGGAAATTGTAAATGAGATAGAGTGGAAGCTCTTGCCTATGGCCTATTCTGTGGCATGGTGTCACGTTATTTATTTATGTTAACACTAGGAAATATTTCTAAATCCTTTGCAGGGAGGGATCTCTATATTGATGCTTCTTTGCAAGTGAATAGGGGAGATCGCATCGGCTTAGTGGGTCCAAACGGAGCTGGAAAATCCACTTTATTTTCTATCATTTTGGGTGATGAGTCACCTGATAATGGTTCTGTAAATGTTGAACGCGGAGTGACTGTGGGTTTCTTGCCGCAAGAAACGGCTCCCGTGGCCAATGAAACTGTTATGGAATTGGCCATGTCTATTAATGAGGAAATGGCTGAGCTCTATAGCATCGTAAAAAAGCATGAGGCTGAGGGTACAGAAGAGGATGAGACATATCATATCGCTCAAGAAAAATATGTAGAGTACGGGGGGTATCAACTAGAGCCTAAAGCAAAGCGCATTTTGAAGGGGTTAGCTTTTCGTGATAGCGATTTCGAAAGACCTGCTCGTGAGCTGAGTGGAGGATGGGTTATGAGAGCCCATCTAGCAAAATTGCTTGTAATGGAGCCGACCTTGTTAATGTTAGATGAGCCGACAAACCACTTAGATCTGGAAACGGTGATGTGGTTTCAGAATTATTTGAAGCTTTATCCTGGGGGGATCTTGATGATTTCTCACGATCGTGAATTTCTTAATTGCCTGGTGGGAAGCATTGTTGAAGTGCGTGCTAGGAAATTACAAAAATATCGAGGTAATTATGATAACTACCTCGAGCAAAAAGATGCTTTAGCTGTTCAGCAATTAGCCGCTTATAAGAACCAGCAAAAAGAAATGGAGCGCCTTCAGCAATTTGCTGATCGTTTTCGCGCCAAGGCCAGTAAGGCTTCACAGGCTCAGGCTAAATTAAAGCAAATTGCTCGCATGGATAAGTTGGAAGCTCCTGAAGCAGAGGACCGTGTTATGAGGGGCTTCCGATTTCCACAGCCTAAGCGTAGTGGCCAGCGAGTCATGGAACTCAAGGACATTTATCAAGCCTATGGGCAAACTCGGGTATATGAAGGTTTAAATGCTGAGGTAGAACGAGATCAAAGAACCGTTCTAGTAGGGCCTAATGGTGCGGGCAAGTCTACCTTGCTGAAAATCATGGCTGGTGCCTTGGATTTTGAGAAAGGGGAGCGAAAAGTAGGACACAATGTAACGGTAGGTTATTTCTCTCAAAATCGCGTGGAGATGTTGGATTCAAGTCGAACGGTTCTAGAGGAAGCAACTGCCATGGAGCATCCAGTCACAGAGCAAGTCGCGCGCACCATTTTAGGAAGCTTCTTGTTTCAGGGGGATGATGTCTTTAAACCCGTAAGTGTTTTAAGCGGAGGAGAAAAGAGTCGCTTAGGCTTAGTAAAACTGCTGCTGGCACCTCCCAATTTTCTGCTCATGGATGAGCCCACTACTCATTTGGATATGGCAAGTATTGAGGCACTTATCTCCGCTTTAAAGCAGTATCAGGGAACCCTCGTTTTTATTAGTCACGATGTGTATTTTATTAAGTCGATGGCGGAGACTGTCTGGCAAGTCCATGCTGGAAAGGTGACACCTTTTGCGGGCGGGTATGATTACTATTTAGAGAAGACTCAGGCTGAGTCTGAAAAGGTGGCATTAACGGCTGGTGAGAAACTTGAAGATCACCGTGGTAATCAAACTATTGCATTGCCTGAGAAATCTAAGAATACACCCCGGCCAGTTCGTAAAACCAAAGAGCAAAAACGCAAAGAAGCTGAAGAGCGTCAGGCTAGGTCTAAGATTAAGAAAGATCTAGAAAAAGAAGTTGCTCGGCTAGAGGAGAGAATTTTGCATCTAGAAAGCCGCCAGAAAGAGTTGCTGGATGAACTACAAAATCCGGCACCCGATCGTGCTAAGCGAGTAAACGAAGAAATGTATGAGGTGCAAATTGAACTCAATAAAGTCTCTGAGGCTTGGGAAGAAAAGGGTGAGGCACTTATGAGTTTATGAGTGCTGAGATAAACTTGAGTTTGTCCTACTTTAGCTTACTATTTTTCTTGGATGTCTTCTTGTTGTCAGAATGCATGTGCAAGTGACGCTTCTTCAAAAAAAGAAGTAGTCCAGTGGTTTAAGCTGGGTATAGCGGCTTTTATAGCGATGCAGGCGATGTTTATTGGCATTGCGGTAAATGAGACGCCACCAGAAGGCATGTCCAGGATTGTCTTGCACCTGGCTCTTGCAGTGTCATCCATCATGGTTTTTCTTTTGGCTGGTCTGCCGATTGCGACTGAAGCGTTTGCCAAAATGAAACGAGGCAAGATTGTTACAGAGCAATTGTTTTTAATAGGAATCTTTGGGGCTTTTGCAGCTTCTGTTCAGGCTTCATTTACTGATACAGGGGATATCTATTATGAAGTGGTTGCGGTTCTGGTAGCTATTTATACGCTAGGTTCTGTCCTAGGGCGTCGTCGTCAAAAATCAGCGATAGGTGCTGCGGAAGCTTTAGCCAAAGATTTTGAAATGTGCTTGAAATTGACTTGTTGTGGTGAGTCAAAGCAGGTAGCGGTGAGTGAGGTGGAAAAGGGTGACCGCGTGATGGTACCGGTGGGTGAGGGCGTGCCTGTGGATGGCCAAGTCGTAAAGGGGACCGCCTTTGTAAGAGAAACACCGCTTACCGGAGAGCCTTTTCCAGTTGTCAAGCGTGAGGGAGATAAGGTCTTAGCTGGGGCGGAAGTGTTGGATGAGCCTCTAGTTATACAGGCTCAAGCAAGCGGCAAAGAGCGTAAATTGGATTCATTATTGCAGGTCATAAGAGAGTCATCGGCGGCTCCAAGTTCGCTTCAGCGCGAAGCAGATCGTTTAGTCAGTTGGTTTTTACCTATTGTCCTGATCCTTTCAGTAACAACATTTGTAGGCTGGACATTAGCGGTGGGTTGGCAGCCAGCACTTTTTTATGCACTCGCGGTATTAGTAGTAGCCTGTCCCTGTGCGATGGGCTTGGCAACGCCTATTGCCATTTGGAGTGCATTGAATGCATTTGCTGCTCGAGGAGTGGCAGCTGTGAATGGAGATTTCATCGAGAAGCTTTCGCAGGTGAAGCGCGTTGTGTTTGATAAGACAGGAACATTAAGTGAAGAGAATCTTGCTTTGGTAGACTTTGTCACTTTACCTGAGGTCGACCGGGAAGTTTTGCAGGGAGAGATTGCGATGGTTGAAGCAAGAAGTTCACATCCGATTGCCAAAGCTTTCTGCGCTTGGGTGGTTAAGGGAGATAAAGAAGTCGAAGTTGGTGATGTCAGAACAGTTTCTGGGATAGGTGTAGAAGCTGAAGTTAGTGGCCGCTTGATACAGATAGGGAATAAGGGGTTATTGAATAAAAAGGATGACTCTAAAATTGAGCAACTACAAAACCTGCTCAAAGCCGATGACCAAGGGGCTTCTCAAAAAATTTACATCAAGGCGAATGGACAGTTAGTTGGTCTTGCTCTATTTCGTGAGGGGTTAAGAGAGTCTGCAAAGTTGGCGATTTCTGAATTAGCGAGTTATGGCGTGCCGCTCGACATTCTAACCGGAGATAAACAAGAAAGTGTAGATCGCCTCGGCCTGCAGAATTTGGAAGGTGTGCGGTCAGGGCTGCTACCTGAAGATAAAGTTAAGCTGATAGAGGAATGGGAAAATAAAGACGAGAAAGTATTGTTCGTAGGGGATGGGGTGAATGATTCAGCTGCCATGTCTAAGGCATCGGCAAGCCTCGCTATGGCATCCGGAGCTAAGTTAACGCG of Verrucomicrobiota bacterium contains these proteins:
- a CDS encoding FliA/WhiG family RNA polymerase sigma factor, producing MIVTAKKKKSNVEETEKPKVDPLTEHKAVENRDEAIESLLPLAHHIVSRMSMFLPSYLSRDDLLSAAVIGLINAVDNYDHTKGTSIKTYCSLRIKGAVLDELRRLNWAPRSVVRESRRLQKVQEELAQKLGREPTEEEIREEIGLSAKEFEDLVDRVKPVSFFSLQDTVGDGIDGDSLCHEEVVADPKSQAASEIVLHEEDKDLLKQLLNTLPMQQMQVLTLYYLEDLRLKEIAEILGLTESRVSQVHTLAVNRLRAAFMRVRKR
- a CDS encoding motility-associated protein gives rise to the protein MQVIVGWVIVLGCTLGGFVYSGGNPTHLIVIGEYIIIIGVSLGFLFAACPMAYLKLLFSQIMTAFKGSPYNQKAFVDVISAFYELFMIAREQGVIGIEDHVVNPKGSAVFQKYPTFLNNAEAVAFAQDALKPIIDGRIKGDQVKHLLHEEMERIAVRSEHPLHVATKAADAMPGIGIVAAVLGIIITMSHISGDKTTIGVKVAHALVGTFLGIFISYGFIQPLISAIEFNNDDEKHYYEVLSNIITSYATGAPPIMAAESGRRAIPADRQLTGDVLEEQLKALNKKG
- a CDS encoding flagellar motor protein MotB, which gives rise to MGGGGSWKVAYADFVTAMMALFLVLWLISSDDVTREQVQRYFRGEITEQGSEGIMQQSDMKPFAVRSSQQAHNDLVALQQLKRATEKLQIQFNNSAEPGDDMIRFDFLADGIRITALDRSRKPFFYPQTADLTNFGSWVLNTVAWEIERYPFKVEVEGHVQKGFDEQLEKKGQIGWDLSSARAVTAQRALEEGGVDAEQFWRVAGYSDRKPINESRPDDEENRRISIIVRPEERHITDGLE
- a CDS encoding TRAM domain-containing protein: MQKLELRVGSVVEAEVIDLGFGGEGVARYEGMVIFVPFVAVGDRVLIKITQSKKHFYRGFVMEMLNASEDREEPVCEYFGLCGGCDYQHITYEAELEIKSKQIRDLLKRIGEVSHIRFLPFIRADSPYGYRNRVTVHQQDWRIGFHGKDSRDVVDIDKCQIASDEVNEKLAYLRGRPGNREHYSLRGSNIPELGFFQTNQFLLKRLRDLVRGAVDHRMKSMVEGYSGVGFFSEVLQDEVEDLVTIESDVRAVLDAQKRVSRRVKLLEGSCEQYLEKAFRICDQHPVGCFLDPPREGLSDELIEKLLRLDFQQLIYLSCNPSTLARDLRKMQGFWMPLWLQPIDMFPRTAHIECLVVCERIN
- a CDS encoding ABC-F family ATP-binding cassette domain-containing protein, which encodes MVSRYLFMLTLGNISKSFAGRDLYIDASLQVNRGDRIGLVGPNGAGKSTLFSIILGDESPDNGSVNVERGVTVGFLPQETAPVANETVMELAMSINEEMAELYSIVKKHEAEGTEEDETYHIAQEKYVEYGGYQLEPKAKRILKGLAFRDSDFERPARELSGGWVMRAHLAKLLVMEPTLLMLDEPTNHLDLETVMWFQNYLKLYPGGILMISHDREFLNCLVGSIVEVRARKLQKYRGNYDNYLEQKDALAVQQLAAYKNQQKEMERLQQFADRFRAKASKASQAQAKLKQIARMDKLEAPEAEDRVMRGFRFPQPKRSGQRVMELKDIYQAYGQTRVYEGLNAEVERDQRTVLVGPNGAGKSTLLKIMAGALDFEKGERKVGHNVTVGYFSQNRVEMLDSSRTVLEEATAMEHPVTEQVARTILGSFLFQGDDVFKPVSVLSGGEKSRLGLVKLLLAPPNFLLMDEPTTHLDMASIEALISALKQYQGTLVFISHDVYFIKSMAETVWQVHAGKVTPFAGGYDYYLEKTQAESEKVALTAGEKLEDHRGNQTIALPEKSKNTPRPVRKTKEQKRKEAEERQARSKIKKDLEKEVARLEERILHLESRQKELLDELQNPAPDRAKRVNEEMYEVQIELNKVSEAWEEKGEALMSL
- a CDS encoding cation-translocating P-type ATPase; amino-acid sequence: MSSCCQNACASDASSKKEVVQWFKLGIAAFIAMQAMFIGIAVNETPPEGMSRIVLHLALAVSSIMVFLLAGLPIATEAFAKMKRGKIVTEQLFLIGIFGAFAASVQASFTDTGDIYYEVVAVLVAIYTLGSVLGRRRQKSAIGAAEALAKDFEMCLKLTCCGESKQVAVSEVEKGDRVMVPVGEGVPVDGQVVKGTAFVRETPLTGEPFPVVKREGDKVLAGAEVLDEPLVIQAQASGKERKLDSLLQVIRESSAAPSSLQREADRLVSWFLPIVLILSVTTFVGWTLAVGWQPALFYALAVLVVACPCAMGLATPIAIWSALNAFAARGVAAVNGDFIEKLSQVKRVVFDKTGTLSEENLALVDFVTLPEVDREVLQGEIAMVEARSSHPIAKAFCAWVVKGDKEVEVGDVRTVSGIGVEAEVSGRLIQIGNKGLLNKKDDSKIEQLQNLLKADDQGASQKIYIKANGQLVGLALFREGLRESAKLAISELASYGVPLDILTGDKQESVDRLGLQNLEGVRSGLLPEDKVKLIEEWENKDEKVLFVGDGVNDSAAMSKASASLAMASGAKLTREVADAQLFGADLTAIPHLLGMARQVRRGIRQNILFAFCYNAIGIALAMAGMIQPIWAALLMMGSSFLVTWRAIRFGQRLMDQTKDEIAKEFLAEKRSRKSLSVSQSSKAPATFILPRWLIGACALGMFLQGPLLAWMGRFSWQVAIMVSLGALLLGFVLSQGMSAWSKKSTLGLYLGMLSLGNLGMLLGWVVDSGFGPVIQDGLCLCGCTKTEGVASFLFQPSWMQGLMVLLSFPVLVITDSQVRIEQGVKESSPWGHLLICCLGMLVGMFFPMVLMSLTNIANHQMYFILTYLAMSSGMLLGMFVFCRSYFYILRKAKSS